A genomic segment from Nasonia vitripennis strain AsymCx chromosome 1 unlocalized genomic scaffold, Nvit_psr_1.1 chr1_random0009, whole genome shotgun sequence encodes:
- the LOC116418016 gene encoding putative nuclease HARBI1, with the protein MVTFYRPTINEEAFFNYRVGTSMNVQIIVDSDYNILNIRVCPGSNNDRFVWQFSEAKEYMEDLRADENFPNRYYIIGDSGYTPSRVLLTSDLNAAEGSPAHVYTLEHVRTRCIVERTIGILTNVWLVINRSRKLHYSPEAVVNIIHACAVLHNFRRRQGILDENDHNFQPAELRDDVNRRGRGEAAEYAAGIAERNHIITQHFM; encoded by the exons ATGGTGACGTTTTATAGGCCAACAATAAACGAAGAAGCATTTTTTAACTATCGTGTAGGAACTTCCATGAATGTACAAATA ATTGTAGACTCCGACTATAACATCCTCAATATTCGAGTATGTCCTGGAAGTAATAACGACCGGTTCGTCTGGCAATTTTCAGAAGCTAAAGAATACATGGAAGATCTACGAGCAGATGAAAATTTTCCTAATCGTTACTATATAATAG GAGATAGTGGCTACACTCCCTCTCGGGTATTATTAACATCGGATCTCAATGCAGCAGAAGGATCTCCAGCTCATGTATATACATTAGAGCATGTAAGGACTCGATGCATTGTGGAGCGTACTATTGGAATACTTACCAATGTGTGGTTAGTTATTAATCGAAGTAGAAAATTGCATTATTCTCCAGAAGCAGTAGTAAATATTATTCATGCTTGTGCTGTTTTGCACAATTTTCGAAGAAGACAAGG catTTTAGATGAAAATGATCATAATTTTCAGCCTGCAGAGCTTCGTGATGATGTTAATaggagaggaagaggagaagCAGCAGAATATGCAGCAGGAATTGCAGAAAGAAACCATATTATTACACAGCATTTTATGTAG
- the LOC116417958 gene encoding uncharacterized protein LOC116417958, translating to MEYFMKIFDENRCSSIFLAMQRKKGKGKQPIQKPSLSKMLALVDVIERHLEIVLDHPGDDTNHATWEVVALFANKADEDGVQKNGKSWRKTWCDLILSAKQNVYLVEQNIRQNPLPDHHMKAIQIVTRAEQVKSFSARRTQVQQNNAVVSRRLSSSSALKRARMEGNPAGFGDEDGPSTSSGYRSATSYVNRHLPTAALPTAAQPSSPWSTNNAGTTTATTTSSSNICSNSTAGTTAAAEKSSAFIKAFDSKIKELVDVLAAQFISCFEQQHVLLQNCFAKQNELLLKMIWLMMQHKMMKMKCHFRITHNLRLLEMLL from the exons ATGGAATATTTCATGAAgatttttgatgaaaatcgTTGTTCATCTATTTTTCTTGCAATGCAAAG GAAAAAGGGAAAGGGGAAGCAACCCATCCAAAAACCCAGCCTCTCAAAAATGCTAGCTCTCGTAGACGTGATCGAGCGGCACCTGGAGATCGTCTTGGATCATCCTGGCGATGATACGAACCACGCTACCTGGGAGGTTGTGGCACTTTTTGCTAATAAAGCAGACGAAGACGGCGTtcaaaaaaatggaaagtcATGGAGAAAG acTTGGTGCGATCTCATACTGTCAGCAAAGCAGAATGTTTATTTGGTTGAACAGAATATACGGCAAAATCCATTGCCAGATCACCACATGAAGGCGATACAAATTGTGACAAGAGCAGAGCAAGTAAAATCTTTCTCAGCGAGACGCACTCAAGTACAGCAAAATAATGCTGTTGTCAGTCGAagactttcttcttcttcagcgCTCAAGAGAGCAAGGATGGAAGGCAATCCTGCAGGATTTGGAGACGAAGATGGGCCATCAACCAGCAGTGGATACAGAAGTGCTACAAGTTACGTCAATCGACATTTGCCAACTGCAGCTTTGCCAACTGCAGCTCAACCGTCATCACCTTGGAGTACAAATAACGCTGGAACCACAACTGCTACCACAACTTCCAGCTCTAACATATGTTCTAATTCAACTGCAGGCACAACAGCtg CAGCTGAAAAAAGTAGTGCTTTTATCAAAGCTTTTGACTCAAAAATAAAGGAGTTGGTTGATGTATTAGCAGCACAGTTTATATCCTGTTTCGAGCAGCAGCATGTGCTTTTGCAAAATTGCTTTGCGAAGCAGAATGAACTGCTCTTGAAAATGATTTGGTTAATGATGCAGCACAAGAtgatgaagatgaagtgcCACTTCCGGATAACCCACAACCTTCGTCTCCTAGAAATGCTCCTGTAG